A genome region from Methylobacterium sp. FF17 includes the following:
- a CDS encoding tyrosine recombinase XerC, with product MSSAPVADPAPIPDPAAEPDSAADPFAFPGDARLRAAALAWQDELARERRLSANTVEAYARDLRQFLSHRAARYGTPGIAGLVALKPRDIRGFMAARRADGVGGRSLMRALAGLRSFARHLEREGHGSVAALGAVRSPKVERRLPRPIPIPAARAMTGSELRAGEDREPWILARDAAVLALLYGSGLRISEALGLRARDAPGTGLDAVTVLGKGGKMRMVPVLPVVGSAIAAYVDACPHPLAPDGPLFLGAKGGPLSPRVIQYAVASMRGALGLPPSATPHALRHSFATHLLARRGELRAIQELLGHASLATTQLYTKIDATRLMEAFDAAHPRAGTAPLRSTALGVRSGAHPRRDAVGDDARTATERSRPGPVARGL from the coding sequence ATGTCATCCGCCCCCGTTGCCGATCCCGCGCCCATCCCGGACCCTGCCGCCGAGCCCGACTCGGCGGCGGACCCGTTCGCGTTCCCCGGCGATGCGCGCCTGCGGGCCGCCGCGCTCGCCTGGCAGGACGAACTCGCCCGCGAGCGGCGCCTCTCGGCCAACACCGTCGAGGCCTATGCCCGCGACCTGCGCCAGTTCCTGAGCCACCGCGCCGCCCGTTACGGCACGCCCGGCATCGCGGGCCTCGTCGCCCTCAAGCCCCGGGATATCCGGGGGTTCATGGCCGCCCGCCGCGCGGACGGGGTCGGCGGGCGCTCGCTGATGCGGGCGCTGGCGGGCCTGCGCTCGTTCGCCCGGCACCTCGAGCGGGAGGGTCACGGCAGCGTGGCGGCGCTCGGCGCCGTGCGCTCGCCCAAGGTCGAGCGGCGCCTGCCCCGGCCGATCCCCATCCCCGCCGCGCGCGCGATGACGGGCTCCGAATTGCGGGCCGGAGAGGACCGCGAACCCTGGATCCTCGCCCGTGACGCGGCGGTTCTCGCCCTCCTCTACGGCTCGGGGCTCCGCATCTCGGAGGCCCTCGGATTGCGTGCCCGGGACGCGCCCGGGACGGGACTCGACGCGGTCACGGTGCTGGGCAAGGGAGGCAAGATGCGGATGGTGCCGGTGCTGCCCGTGGTCGGCAGCGCCATCGCCGCCTATGTCGATGCCTGCCCCCATCCCCTCGCGCCGGACGGTCCGCTCTTTCTCGGGGCCAAGGGCGGTCCGCTCTCCCCCCGCGTCATCCAGTACGCGGTGGCGTCCATGCGCGGCGCGCTGGGCCTGCCGCCGAGCGCGACGCCGCACGCCCTGCGCCACTCCTTCGCCACCCACCTGCTGGCCCGCCGGGGCGAGTTGCGGGCGATCCAGGAACTGCTCGGCCACGCCTCGCTCGCGACGACCCAGCTCTACACCAAGATCGACGCCACCCGCCTGATGGAGGCCTTCGACGCGGCGCATCCGCGTGCGGGAACCGCGCCGCTCCGAAGCACCGCCCTGGGTGTGAGAAGCGGCGCGCACCCGCGTCGCGACGCGGTGGGGGACGACGCCCGGACCGCGACCGAACGATCGCGTCCCGGACCCGTGGCTCGGGGCTTGTAG
- a CDS encoding leucine-rich repeat-containing protein kinase family protein: MTQSLLDALRRGDCAGARELRFPPGLTEFPREILALADTLELLDLSGSALSTLPDDFGRLRKLRVLFCSGNRFTRLPPVLGDCPALSQVGFRATGLVEVPGEALPPALRWLTLTDNRMARLPDAIGARPLLQKLMLSGNALPSLPESLANAPNLELVRLAANRLEALPPWLSALPRLAWTSFAGNPFEGEPVPLVVPCVPWGDLEPGALLGEGTSGRVYRALRHRGDAASEAVALKLFKGTMTSDGLPEREMAACLAAGAHPNLTGALGRIADHPQGALGLVMPLLPADWRVLAGPPSLASCSRDVYDPALALAPDVALRIARGAAEACAHLHARGILHGDLYGHNLLWDGARGAAVVSDFGAASTLPEGPAGAALRRVEVRAWGLLLGELLALAGVEAGPWRALERACTQPVVPERPDFAEILSVLRAASPA; the protein is encoded by the coding sequence ATGACGCAGAGCCTACTCGACGCGCTTCGGCGCGGGGATTGCGCGGGCGCGCGGGAATTGCGCTTCCCGCCGGGCCTCACCGAATTCCCGCGCGAGATCCTCGCTCTGGCCGACACGCTGGAACTGCTCGACCTCAGCGGCAGCGCCCTGTCCACGTTGCCGGACGATTTCGGCCGCCTGCGCAAGCTGCGGGTGCTGTTCTGTTCGGGCAACCGCTTCACCCGCCTGCCCCCGGTGCTGGGGGATTGCCCGGCGCTGAGCCAGGTCGGCTTTCGCGCCACCGGCCTCGTCGAGGTGCCGGGCGAGGCCCTGCCCCCGGCCCTGCGCTGGCTCACCCTCACCGACAACCGCATGGCGCGCCTGCCCGATGCCATCGGGGCGCGGCCGCTCCTTCAGAAGCTGATGCTCTCCGGCAACGCCCTGCCGAGCCTGCCGGAGAGCCTCGCGAATGCGCCGAACCTCGAACTGGTGCGGCTCGCGGCCAACCGCCTCGAGGCGCTGCCGCCCTGGCTCTCCGCCCTGCCCCGCCTCGCGTGGACCTCGTTCGCCGGCAACCCCTTCGAGGGCGAGCCCGTCCCCCTCGTCGTGCCGTGCGTCCCCTGGGGCGACCTCGAACCCGGCGCGCTCCTCGGGGAAGGGACCTCGGGACGGGTGTACCGCGCCCTCCGGCATCGGGGCGACGCCGCCTCCGAGGCCGTTGCCCTGAAGCTTTTCAAGGGCACCATGACCAGCGATGGGCTGCCCGAACGCGAGATGGCGGCCTGCCTCGCCGCCGGCGCGCATCCGAACCTGACCGGGGCCCTGGGGCGCATCGCGGATCATCCGCAGGGCGCGTTGGGACTGGTGATGCCGCTGCTGCCAGCGGACTGGCGGGTGCTCGCGGGGCCGCCGAGTCTGGCGAGCTGCAGCCGAGACGTCTACGACCCCGCCCTCGCCCTGGCGCCGGACGTCGCCCTGCGGATCGCGCGCGGCGCGGCGGAGGCCTGTGCCCACCTGCATGCCCGTGGGATCCTGCACGGCGACCTCTACGGGCACAACCTGCTGTGGGACGGGGCGCGGGGCGCGGCGGTGGTCAGCGATTTCGGCGCGGCCTCGACGCTTCCCGAAGGACCGGCGGGCGCGGCCCTGCGGCGGGTCGAGGTCAGGGCCTGGGGGCTGTTGCTCGGCGAACTCCTCGCGCTCGCGGGCGTCGAAGCCGGCCCCTGGCGCGCGCTGGAGCGGGCCTGCACCCAACCCGTCGTCCCGGAACGCCCGGATTTCGCGGAGATCTTGAGCGTCCTCCGGGCCGCATCTCCGGCGTGA
- a CDS encoding SDR family NAD(P)-dependent oxidoreductase codes for MKLQGKRALITGADSGIGQAAAERFAREGADVAITYNTDAEGARETARRVEAAGRRCLVIRNDVGDPASVEATFAQVAEELGVLDILVNNAGQAMSGMPVAEMDDGKLEQILRVNLMAPVFCARAFIRVRRAQGGRGKIVIVSSVAQHLPTPESAPYGMSKAGVGSLCRSLSRELAEDRINVNNVAPGLIETPMTSDRFEDPKVLEQSLARIPWHRAGQPDEIAKAILYLASDDADYVTGHTLVVDGGLTMQWGGA; via the coding sequence ATGAAGCTGCAGGGCAAGCGCGCACTCATCACCGGGGCGGATTCCGGCATCGGTCAGGCCGCCGCCGAACGCTTCGCCCGCGAGGGCGCGGATGTGGCGATCACCTACAACACCGATGCGGAGGGTGCCCGCGAGACCGCCCGCCGGGTGGAGGCCGCGGGCCGCCGCTGCCTCGTCATCCGCAACGATGTCGGCGACCCGGCCTCCGTCGAGGCCACCTTCGCGCAGGTCGCCGAGGAACTCGGCGTGCTCGACATCCTCGTCAACAATGCCGGTCAGGCCATGAGCGGCATGCCCGTGGCCGAGATGGACGACGGCAAGCTGGAGCAGATCCTGCGGGTCAACCTGATGGCCCCGGTCTTCTGCGCCCGCGCCTTCATCCGGGTGCGGCGGGCCCAGGGCGGGCGCGGCAAGATCGTGATCGTCTCCTCGGTGGCCCAGCACCTGCCGACCCCGGAAAGTGCGCCCTACGGCATGTCGAAGGCCGGCGTCGGCTCGCTCTGCCGCAGCCTGTCCCGGGAACTCGCCGAAGACCGGATCAACGTCAACAACGTGGCGCCCGGCCTGATCGAGACGCCGATGACCAGCGATCGCTTCGAAGACCCGAAGGTGCTGGAACAGTCGCTGGCGCGCATCCCGTGGCATCGCGCCGGCCAGCCGGACGAGATCGCCAAGGCGATCCTGTACCTCGCCTCCGACGATGCCGATTACGTCACCGGCCACACCCTCGTGGTCGACGGCGGGCTGACGATGCAGTGGGGCGGCGCCTGA
- a CDS encoding 3-hydroxyacyl-CoA dehydrogenase NAD-binding domain-containing protein translates to MTGIERDEIARVTVLGCGTLGASWAALFLAHGLDVAAYDPAPGFAERTAPAIAEARAQLAELGLTGQGALRFHERQADALAGTDFVQENAPENEAVKRALLAEVDRLLPPSVLVASSTSAMLRSAIVADCTRPERILVAHPFHPPHLVPLVEIVAGTPEVAARASRFYARLGRRPVVLNREMPGHIANRLASALYREAVNLVAEGVASVADIDAALCNGPGLRWAAMGPHMTYHLGGGEGGIRHYLDHLGASQVRRWASLGTPDLTSDVKDRIVAGVEAEAAGRSLAELAARRDAALMGILKARVEVAGDDG, encoded by the coding sequence TTGACAGGCATTGAACGGGATGAAATCGCACGGGTCACCGTGCTGGGCTGCGGAACTCTCGGCGCGAGCTGGGCCGCTCTGTTCCTCGCCCACGGGCTCGATGTGGCGGCCTACGATCCGGCCCCCGGCTTCGCGGAGCGGACGGCCCCCGCCATCGCCGAGGCGCGCGCGCAACTCGCCGAACTCGGGCTCACGGGGCAGGGCGCGCTGCGCTTCCACGAGCGCCAGGCGGATGCCCTGGCGGGCACGGATTTCGTGCAGGAGAACGCACCTGAGAACGAGGCCGTGAAGCGCGCGCTTCTGGCCGAGGTGGATCGCCTGCTGCCCCCGTCGGTCCTCGTCGCATCGAGCACTTCGGCCATGCTGCGCAGCGCCATCGTGGCGGATTGCACCCGGCCGGAGCGCATCCTGGTCGCGCATCCGTTCCATCCGCCCCACCTCGTGCCGCTGGTGGAGATCGTCGCCGGCACGCCGGAGGTGGCGGCGCGGGCCAGCAGGTTCTACGCCCGGCTCGGGCGCCGTCCGGTTGTCCTGAACCGCGAGATGCCGGGCCACATCGCCAACCGGCTCGCCTCCGCGCTCTATCGGGAAGCCGTGAACCTCGTGGCGGAGGGGGTGGCGAGCGTCGCCGATATCGACGCCGCCCTGTGCAACGGCCCCGGCCTGCGCTGGGCCGCCATGGGCCCGCACATGACCTACCACCTCGGCGGCGGCGAGGGCGGTATCCGCCACTACCTCGACCATCTCGGTGCCAGTCAGGTCCGGCGCTGGGCGAGCCTGGGGACGCCGGACCTGACGTCGGACGTCAAGGACCGGATCGTGGCCGGCGTCGAGGCGGAGGCGGCGGGCCGTTCCCTCGCCGAACTGGCCGCCCGACGCGACGCGGCGCTGATGGGAATCCTCAAGGCGCGCGTCGAAGTCGCGGGCGACGACGGCTGA
- a CDS encoding ABC transporter substrate-binding protein has protein sequence MFTRNATARAALFFLATLGALGSARAQDVVRLGNLKFAHYGAISYMKEIAPKYGLKIDEKVFAKGADIYPAMAVDQIDISASGADGAVAARGNGVKLYVVAGFANGGVRILRRPDLDTVKTLKDVKGLKVATVRGGTQDLMLLAELDKHGMTWSERAGKDVQLIYFNNYADLNQALSQKYVDVICQSEPQSTQAISAGYATEVVKPYDTPIGVPVRPLVMTEKMYNERPEVAAKVLKLFVAATKAFIDDPALAEKYVRETVFKGQLSSQDFRDGMANAKYTYDVPAGHMQTTTDYMMKYGLGKMVNPPKSDAEWVKTDLLEKAKAELKTN, from the coding sequence ATGTTCACGCGCAACGCCACGGCTCGCGCCGCCCTTTTCTTTCTCGCGACCCTGGGGGCCCTCGGCAGCGCCAGGGCCCAGGATGTCGTCCGCCTCGGCAATCTCAAGTTCGCGCATTACGGCGCCATCTCCTACATGAAGGAGATCGCCCCGAAATACGGCCTGAAGATCGACGAGAAGGTCTTCGCCAAGGGCGCCGACATCTACCCCGCCATGGCGGTGGACCAGATCGATATCTCGGCGTCCGGCGCCGACGGCGCGGTGGCCGCGCGCGGCAACGGCGTAAAGCTCTACGTGGTGGCGGGCTTCGCCAATGGCGGCGTGCGCATCCTGCGCCGGCCCGACCTCGATACGGTCAAGACCCTCAAGGACGTGAAGGGCCTCAAGGTCGCCACCGTGCGGGGCGGCACCCAGGACCTGATGCTGCTCGCCGAACTCGACAAGCACGGGATGACCTGGTCCGAGCGGGCCGGCAAGGACGTGCAGCTGATCTACTTCAACAACTACGCCGACCTGAACCAGGCCCTGTCGCAGAAATACGTCGACGTGATCTGCCAGAGCGAGCCGCAATCGACGCAGGCCATCAGCGCCGGCTACGCCACCGAGGTGGTGAAGCCCTACGACACCCCCATCGGCGTGCCGGTGCGCCCGCTGGTGATGACCGAGAAGATGTACAACGAGCGCCCCGAGGTCGCCGCCAAGGTGCTCAAGCTGTTCGTGGCCGCGACCAAGGCGTTCATCGACGATCCGGCGCTCGCCGAGAAATACGTCCGCGAGACCGTGTTCAAGGGCCAGCTCTCGAGCCAGGACTTTCGCGACGGCATGGCCAACGCGAAGTACACCTACGACGTGCCAGCCGGGCACATGCAGACCACGACCGACTACATGATGAAGTACGGTCTGGGTAAGATGGTGAACCCGCCGAAATCCGATGCCGAGTGGGTGAAGACCGACCTCCTCGAGAAGGCCAAAGCCGAACTCAAGACGAACTGA
- a CDS encoding ABC transporter permease, with protein sequence MNRLRGAIVPIALLVLWEILSRVGVFSPIVLPPPSAVAVKWYSGLLPGLPYDPAAESYWHWMLSGEMPHDAIASLGRVLMGFCVGAGLAVPVGLILGTSDRLYALFNPLLQILRPIPPIAYIPLAIVWFGLGNPPALFLIALGTFFPVLVNTIAGVRQVDSIYIRAARNLGANSWTMFRRVILPAASPFVLAGMRIGIGTAFIVVIVAEMIAVSDGLGYRILEAREYMWSDKIIGGMLTIGILGLIIDGAMSRLNDHLLRWHRGLER encoded by the coding sequence ATGAACCGGCTCCGTGGCGCCATCGTCCCGATCGCCCTCCTCGTCCTGTGGGAAATCCTCAGCCGGGTGGGCGTCTTCTCCCCGATCGTGCTGCCGCCGCCGAGCGCGGTGGCGGTGAAGTGGTATTCGGGCCTCCTGCCCGGCCTGCCCTACGATCCGGCGGCCGAAAGCTACTGGCACTGGATGTTGTCCGGCGAGATGCCGCACGATGCCATCGCGAGTCTCGGCCGCGTGCTCATGGGCTTCTGCGTGGGTGCCGGCCTCGCGGTGCCGGTCGGGCTCATCCTGGGCACCAGCGACCGGCTCTACGCGCTGTTCAACCCGCTCCTCCAGATCCTGCGGCCGATCCCGCCCATCGCCTACATCCCGCTCGCCATCGTCTGGTTCGGCCTCGGCAATCCGCCGGCCCTGTTCCTGATCGCGCTCGGCACCTTCTTCCCCGTCCTGGTGAACACCATCGCGGGGGTGCGACAGGTGGACTCGATCTACATCCGCGCGGCCCGCAACCTCGGGGCGAATTCCTGGACGATGTTCCGCCGGGTGATCCTGCCGGCGGCGAGCCCCTTCGTGCTCGCGGGCATGCGCATCGGCATCGGCACCGCCTTCATCGTGGTTATCGTCGCCGAGATGATCGCGGTCTCGGACGGGCTCGGCTACCGCATCCTGGAGGCCCGCGAATACATGTGGTCCGACAAGATCATCGGCGGGATGCTCACCATCGGCATCCTGGGCCTCATCATCGACGGGGCGATGTCGCGCCTCAACGACCACCTCCTGCGCTGGCATCGCGGCCTTGAACGCTGA
- a CDS encoding ABC transporter ATP-binding protein, which translates to MSAQIEIANASKVFGVGSGAVAALDDITATVPEGQFLCLLGPSGCGKSTLLNAVAGFTPLSAGRISMGGRPVTEPGPDRGMVFQEYALFPWMNVEDNVRFGLDIQGVPRADATVTVDRIVATLGLSDFRKRYPKDLSGGMRQRVAIARILALDPPVMLMDEPFGALDALTRRTLQDELLRIWAEYRKTVIFVTHSIEEAIYLADRILVMTYRPGRIKRDITVEIPRPRDTASGEFNGLKRELAGLVMAEQQRFTSAELHGSAVD; encoded by the coding sequence ATGTCGGCGCAGATCGAGATTGCCAACGCCAGCAAGGTGTTCGGCGTGGGCTCCGGAGCCGTGGCGGCCCTGGACGACATCACCGCGACAGTGCCGGAGGGGCAGTTCCTCTGCCTGCTCGGCCCGTCCGGCTGCGGCAAGTCCACCCTGCTCAACGCGGTGGCGGGCTTCACCCCCTTGAGCGCCGGGCGGATCAGCATGGGCGGCCGCCCCGTGACCGAGCCGGGCCCCGACCGGGGCATGGTCTTCCAGGAATACGCCCTGTTCCCCTGGATGAACGTGGAGGACAACGTCCGCTTCGGCCTCGACATCCAGGGTGTGCCGCGCGCGGACGCCACGGTGACGGTGGACCGCATCGTCGCGACGCTGGGCCTGTCGGATTTCCGCAAGCGCTATCCGAAGGACCTCTCGGGGGGCATGCGCCAGCGCGTGGCCATCGCGCGCATCCTGGCGCTGGACCCGCCGGTGATGCTGATGGACGAGCCGTTCGGGGCGCTCGACGCCCTGACCCGGCGCACCCTGCAGGACGAGCTGCTGCGGATCTGGGCCGAGTACCGCAAGACGGTGATCTTCGTCACCCACTCCATCGAGGAGGCGATCTACCTCGCCGACCGCATCCTGGTGATGACCTACCGGCCCGGGCGCATCAAGCGCGACATCACCGTGGAGATTCCGCGCCCGCGCGACACCGCCTCGGGCGAGTTCAACGGCCTCAAGCGCGAGCTCGCCGGGCTGGTGATGGCCGAGCAGCAGCGCTTCACCAGCGCCGAATTGCACGGCTCGGCGGTGGACTGA
- a CDS encoding helicase-related protein, with protein MARESHRLEAIAGILRALAPERKVALYPEWDCLPYDRASPSRGVMGARAGVLRWLTDTTALPDIVLTTAPALIQRVPPAETWAQARLELRVGDALDPSAVSAFLQRLGYILDDRVDEPGEVAVWGRTVDVFPAAADRPCRIEYEEGRVTAIRSYDPVSQRSLAEADVLVIDPATEIVLPEGSESRLEPFTGQEHGLTRYYPSLTTVLDQVPDARLVVEDGAEERAEAFFEQIAEGREAAARSRRGASDDAGLYLSPEDWATQLARRRVAEAQADGTEDLAIPAFVRKARPNTALAETLRERLKAGDRILLTGPAEPLARLVRIAERALGRKARTVRAWAEAVAAKSGALLSLEAPIEAGFRVPDRGMAVIAAADLFGARAACAAAGGPSAILPIGEVELRIGDVAVDRDNGLCVFEGLEAVSTGDGGSEDALRLRFAGDGILMVPVSQADRIWRYGSEVEAVTLDKLEGGSWGRRRLEAEACMARAARVMLADAEKRRTIQAPVLAPRDREMERFAAGFGFALTGDQASAVAGVMDDLASGRPMDRLVCGDVGFGKTEVALRAAAAALFAGKQVAIVAPTTVLARQHVQTFTRRFARFGIEVAHLSRLVSPAEAKRVKAGLADGSIRLVVGTHCLAAKGVSFADLGLMVIDEEQRFGAKIKESLRGAASDGHVLTLTATPIPRTLQSALVGLQSLSVIATPPAVRQPIRTVIASFEDEATRDALLREHRRGGQSFVVCPRIEDIAPMAARLARLVPDLTTMIAHGDLKAAEMDDVMVRFADGEGDVLLATSIIESGLDVPRANTMLVWDAERFGLSQLHQLRGRVGRGQRRGVVYLLNRPDKPLTPATEKRLRTLEALDRLGAGFAISARDLDLRGAGDLVGENQAGHVKLIGLGLYQHLLHLALRAAKGEPAEDWNPEIRLGLSGAVPGDYVPEPEVRLSLYARTLRLTNAEEVEALRSEVVDRFGPPPAAFEDLIALARLRVGCLALGIHRLSGGPQGLAADLRPNAPALHVPAHAHIERRDNRVLLRQGSEDPAERGRLAAAFLERLRAQGDRTMAAA; from the coding sequence ATGGCCCGCGAGAGCCACCGGCTGGAGGCGATCGCGGGAATCCTGCGGGCGCTGGCGCCGGAGCGCAAAGTCGCGCTCTACCCGGAATGGGATTGCCTGCCCTACGATCGCGCCTCGCCCTCGCGTGGGGTGATGGGCGCGCGTGCCGGCGTCCTGCGCTGGCTCACGGATACGACGGCTCTGCCCGACATCGTCCTCACCACCGCCCCGGCCCTGATCCAGCGCGTCCCCCCGGCCGAGACCTGGGCGCAGGCGCGCCTGGAACTCCGGGTCGGCGACGCCCTCGATCCGTCCGCCGTCTCTGCGTTCCTGCAGCGGCTGGGCTACATCCTCGACGACCGGGTCGACGAGCCCGGCGAGGTCGCGGTCTGGGGCCGCACCGTGGACGTCTTCCCGGCCGCCGCCGACCGCCCCTGCCGCATCGAGTACGAGGAGGGCCGCGTCACCGCGATCCGCTCCTACGACCCGGTCTCGCAGCGTTCGCTGGCCGAAGCCGACGTGCTGGTCATCGATCCGGCCACCGAGATCGTCCTGCCCGAAGGCTCCGAGAGCCGGCTGGAGCCCTTCACCGGACAGGAGCACGGCCTCACCCGGTACTATCCCTCCCTCACCACCGTCCTCGATCAGGTGCCGGACGCCCGACTCGTGGTCGAGGACGGGGCGGAGGAGCGGGCCGAGGCCTTCTTCGAACAGATCGCCGAGGGCCGCGAGGCCGCGGCCCGGTCCCGGCGCGGTGCGTCCGACGATGCCGGCCTCTACCTGAGCCCGGAGGATTGGGCGACGCAACTGGCCCGGCGCCGTGTCGCCGAGGCCCAGGCGGACGGGACCGAGGACCTCGCCATTCCGGCCTTCGTGCGCAAGGCGCGACCGAACACGGCGCTCGCCGAGACCCTGCGCGAGCGCCTGAAGGCGGGCGACCGCATCCTCCTCACGGGGCCGGCCGAGCCGCTGGCGCGGCTGGTGCGCATCGCCGAGCGGGCGCTTGGCCGCAAGGCGCGGACGGTCCGGGCCTGGGCTGAGGCCGTCGCGGCGAAATCCGGGGCGCTCCTCAGCCTGGAAGCCCCGATCGAGGCCGGCTTCCGGGTGCCGGACCGGGGCATGGCGGTGATCGCCGCCGCCGACCTGTTCGGTGCGCGGGCCGCCTGCGCGGCGGCCGGCGGCCCGAGTGCCATCCTGCCCATCGGCGAGGTCGAGTTGCGCATCGGCGACGTCGCCGTCGACCGTGACAACGGGCTCTGCGTGTTCGAGGGCCTGGAGGCGGTGAGCACCGGTGACGGCGGCAGCGAGGACGCCTTGCGCCTCCGCTTTGCCGGCGACGGCATCCTGATGGTGCCGGTCTCGCAGGCCGATCGGATCTGGCGTTACGGCTCCGAGGTCGAGGCCGTCACCCTCGACAAGCTCGAAGGCGGAAGCTGGGGACGGCGGCGCCTGGAGGCGGAGGCCTGCATGGCGCGGGCCGCGCGCGTGATGCTGGCGGACGCCGAGAAGCGCCGGACGATCCAGGCACCGGTCCTGGCGCCACGGGACCGCGAGATGGAGCGCTTCGCCGCCGGCTTCGGCTTCGCGCTCACCGGCGATCAGGCGAGCGCCGTCGCCGGCGTGATGGACGACCTCGCCTCCGGGCGCCCGATGGACCGCCTCGTCTGCGGTGATGTCGGTTTCGGCAAGACCGAGGTGGCGCTGCGGGCCGCCGCCGCCGCCCTGTTCGCCGGCAAGCAGGTGGCGATCGTCGCCCCGACCACCGTGCTGGCGCGCCAGCACGTCCAGACCTTCACGCGGCGCTTCGCGCGCTTCGGCATCGAGGTCGCCCACCTCTCGCGCCTCGTCTCGCCGGCGGAGGCGAAACGGGTGAAGGCCGGGCTCGCCGACGGTTCGATCCGCCTCGTCGTCGGCACCCACTGCCTCGCCGCCAAGGGCGTGAGCTTCGCGGATCTCGGCCTCATGGTCATCGACGAGGAGCAGCGCTTCGGCGCCAAGATCAAGGAGAGTCTGCGCGGGGCGGCCAGCGACGGCCACGTCCTGACGCTGACGGCGACCCCGATCCCCCGCACGCTGCAGAGCGCGCTGGTCGGGCTCCAGAGCCTCAGCGTGATCGCGACTCCCCCGGCCGTGCGCCAGCCCATCCGCACCGTGATCGCCTCTTTCGAGGACGAGGCGACGCGCGACGCTCTCCTGCGCGAGCACCGGCGCGGCGGCCAGAGCTTCGTGGTCTGCCCGCGCATCGAGGACATCGCCCCGATGGCGGCGCGCCTCGCCCGCCTGGTGCCGGACCTGACGACGATGATCGCCCACGGCGACCTCAAGGCTGCCGAGATGGACGACGTGATGGTGCGCTTCGCCGATGGCGAGGGCGACGTGCTGCTTGCCACCAGCATCATCGAGAGCGGCCTCGACGTGCCGCGCGCCAACACCATGCTGGTCTGGGATGCCGAGCGCTTCGGCCTGTCGCAGCTGCACCAGCTGCGCGGCCGGGTCGGACGGGGCCAGCGGCGGGGCGTGGTCTATCTGCTCAACCGCCCCGACAAGCCGCTGACACCCGCCACCGAGAAGCGCCTGCGGACGCTGGAAGCCCTCGACCGCCTCGGGGCGGGCTTCGCCATCAGCGCCCGCGACCTGGATCTCCGCGGTGCGGGCGACCTCGTCGGCGAGAACCAGGCCGGCCACGTCAAGCTGATCGGCCTCGGGCTCTACCAGCACCTGCTGCACCTGGCGCTCCGCGCCGCCAAGGGCGAGCCGGCCGAGGATTGGAACCCGGAGATCCGTCTCGGCCTCTCGGGCGCCGTGCCGGGCGACTACGTGCCCGAGCCCGAGGTGCGGCTCAGCCTCTACGCGCGCACCCTGCGCCTGACGAACGCGGAGGAGGTCGAGGCCCTGCGCAGCGAGGTGGTCGACCGCTTCGGCCCGCCGCCCGCCGCCTTCGAGGACCTGATCGCGCTCGCCCGCCTCCGGGTCGGCTGCCTCGCGCTCGGCATCCACCGCCTCAGCGGTGGACCGCAGGGGCTGGCGGCCGACCTCCGGCCGAACGCGCCCGCCCTGCATGTGCCCGCCCACGCGCATATCGAGCGGCGGGACAACCGCGTGCTCCTGCGCCAGGGCAGCGAGGACCCGGCGGAGCGCGGGCGGCTCGCCGCGGCGTTCCTCGAGCGGCTGCGGGCGCAGGGCGACCGGACGATGGCTGCAGCCTGA